The Lycium ferocissimum isolate CSIRO_LF1 chromosome 10, AGI_CSIRO_Lferr_CH_V1, whole genome shotgun sequence genome window below encodes:
- the LOC132034896 gene encoding 22.7 kDa class IV heat shock protein-like, producing the protein MGAAGDRFEPSYEWLREQRHDLLLVHLPPEFKDKEGLKVRISSFGGLKISGDRRVNRKRLTFFKEFSVWKNYETDEIQAEFEKGVLTITLPKKITKPNLDDDKEKGSTEASKESRLNKFTKVVLGIAAAVLVVTALTGFAYYTFTFTITED; encoded by the exons ATGGGAGCAGCTGGAGACCGTTTTGAGCCATCTTACGAGTGGCTACGTGAACAAAGACATGACCTTCTCTTAGTTCATCTCCCACCTG AATTCAAGGATAAAGAAGGATTGAAGGTACGAATCAGCAGCTTTGGAGGCTTAAAGATTTCTGGTGATCGCCGAGTTAATAGAAAACGATTGACATTTTTCAAGGAATTTTCAGTATGGAAGAATTATGAAACAGATGAAATCCAGGCTGAGTTTGAGAAAGGCGTTCTTACGATTACATTGCCAAAGAAAATTACTAAACCAAACCTAGATGATGATAAAGAAAAAGGATCAACCGAAGCATCAAAGGAATCAAGATTAAACAAGTTCACAAAGGTGGTTTTGGGTATTGCAGCTGCGGTTCTTGTGGTTACTGCCCTCACTGGTTTTGCTTACTATACTTTTACGTTTACAATAACTGAAgactaa
- the LOC132035430 gene encoding F-box/kelch-repeat protein At3g06240-like, with protein MEIVSLKESRIEILSLKENNWRVIGSFLHAPRGRGVYLNGKLHWTASHTPRTCQNPPHFAIRPPVVVVVDLGTENIQFLQAPPSTELPSKVFLKVLGGNLCAIVFHPEGKITETWVMKEYGVEASWEKRMTLKATHDALYGCKTPLMVPLAYSENKDDILVDDCGERFIWSIKTEGQLRRDARIIKTPDETENVFPITGCEVYMGSLVTPRREEGLAFEGVQIEAAEDLTH; from the exons ATGGAGATAGTTAGTTTAAAGGAAAGTCGAATTGAGATACTTAGTTTGAAGGAAAACAATTGGAGAGTAATTGGAAGTTTTCTTCATGCCCCCAGGGGTAGAGGTGTATATTTAAATGGAAAACTCCATTGGACTGCCTCTCACACGCCTCGAACTTGTCAAAATCCGCCACACTTCGCAATTAGACCCCCAGTCGTTGTGGTAGTTGACCTTGGAACGGAGAACATACAGTTTCTACAGGCTCCCCCCTCTACTGAACTCCCGTCCAAAGTGTTTCTGAAAGTTTTGGGAGGCAATCTCTGTGCTATTGTGTTTCATCCTGAGGGAAAAATTACTGAGACGTGGGTGATGAAGGAATATGGAGTTGAGGCCTCTTGGGAAAAGCGTATGACACTCAAAGCTACTCATGATGCTTTGTATGGATGCAAAACCCCACTGATGGTGCCACTAGCATATTCTGAAAACAAAGATGACATTCTGGTGGACGATTGCGGCGAGAGGTTTATCTGGTCTATTAAAACAGAGGGTCAATTAAGGCGCGATGCAAGGATCATTAAAACTCCAGATGAAACAGAAAACGTCTTTCCAATTACTGGCTGTGAGGTTTATATGGGAAGCTTGGTAACCCCAAGAAGAG AGGAAGGACTTGCTTTTGAAGGTGTTCAAATTGAAGCAGCTGAAGATTTGACCCACTAG